One region of Quercus lobata isolate SW786 chromosome 2, ValleyOak3.0 Primary Assembly, whole genome shotgun sequence genomic DNA includes:
- the LOC115976929 gene encoding F-box/LRR-repeat protein At4g14103-like isoform X2: MKGQRRESMEEEKEEERKSERQRRERAERAERRDVLRARPCGCGGSSSLSSSTDDYKDIISSLPDCLLIHILSFLPTRASVATSILSSRWRSLWKLVPVLDLDQRLPFTQSDTDYPGPTRTNSNFSFLDAVSNIWALRNAIPLSKLRLDWTSNCDSFLVDTWVQDTLLRGGLKELHLFIFTKPPLEMPTTLFFSSTLVSLRLTGAILLNPPPASASTFPSLRTLALGSVRYAKHDSISTLLAACPVLQDLSLSVETSNFYGLGESAGKVKVIVLVPTLKTLDILWPADECWLYKLQINTPALERFDFFGGLGEYVVLENLPNLVETVIELEDDDSVDYKNRIWDFMESLYNVVSMKFNLDTARILCYGPMDGLPMFNNLTSLTFDGNIWPCHYMWPAVQLLLCQAPKVQTLGFELTFQGDYNGYQPDHRLENCMEKTLYDPECLSSHLTTCYYKGFSGHEVEMELVRQVLEEAYILKTMNITFESRLDTEIKLHACKKLRKLQRRYPTCQIEFDKGQFNF; this comes from the exons ATGAAGGGTCAGAGGAGGGAGTCCatggaggaagaaaaagaagaggagaggAAATCAGAGAggcagagaagagagagagcagagaggGCAGAAAGGAGAGATGTTCTGAGAGCGAGACCTTGCGGTTGCGGTGGGAGTTCATCCCTCTCTTCTTCTACTGATGACTACAAAGACATAATTAGCAGTCTACCGGACTGTCTCCTCATCCATATCCTCTCCTTTCTCCCAACCCGAGCCTCAGTCGCCACAAGCATTTTATCGAGCAGGTGGAGGTCTCTTTGGAAACTCGTCCCAGTTCTCGACTTGGACCAGCGCTTGCCTTTTACTCAATCAGACACAGATTACCCAGGCCCAACGAGGACCAACTCAAATTTCAGCTTTCTGGATGCAGTGTCCAACATCTGGGCTCTTCGCAATGCCATTCCCTTGAGCAAGTTGCGCCTTGATTGGACTTCCAATTGTGACTCATTTCTTGTCGATACATGGGTCCAAGATACCCTTCTACGTGGCGGCCTGAAAGAGCTCCATCTCTTCATATTTACTAAACCACCTCTGGAGATGCCTACCACTCTCTTCTTTAGTTCCACATTAGTCTCCCTCAGATTGACAGGTGCCATTCTTCTCAATCCTCCTCCTGCTTCCGCTTCAACTTTCCCAAGTCTACGGACTCTTGCACTTGGAAGTGTTAGATATGCAAAGCATGACTCTATCTCCACACTCCTCGCCGCCTGCCCTGTACTCCAAGATTTGAGCCTCTCAGTGGAAACTTCCAATTTTTATGGTTTGGGTGAGAGTGCAGGCAAGGTCAAAGTCATTGTATTGGTACCTACGCTGAAAACATTGGATATACTATGGCCTGCTGATGAGTGTTGGCTTTACAAACTGCAGATAAACACCCCGGCTCTTGAgaggtttgatttttttggtggtttgggTGAGTATGTTGTGTTGGAAAACCTCCCCAACCTAGTTGAAACAGTCATTGAACTTGAAGATGATGATTCGGTAGATTATAAAAATAGGATATGGGACTTCATGGAATCACTCTATAACGTTGTATCCATGAAATTCAACCTAGATACCGCCAGG ATCCTCTGCTATGGTCCTATGGATGGTCTTCCCatgtttaataatttgactTCCTTGACATTTGATGGTAATATTTGGCCTTGCCATTATATGTGGCCTGCAGTACAACTCTTGCTTTGTCAGGCTCCAAAGGTACAAACACTTGGCTTTGAATTGACATTCCAGGGTGACTACAATGGTTACCAACCTGACCATCGCTTGGAGAATTGCATGGAGAAGACGCTTTATGATCCTGAATGTCTGTCATCACATCTTACAACCTGTTATTATAAAGGATTTTCAGGGCATGAGGTTGAGATGGAACTTGTTCGACAAGTCTTGGAGGAAGCATATATATTGAAGACAATGAATATCACTTTTGAAAGTCGTCTAGACACAGAGATAAAGCTTCATGCTTGCAAGAAATTAAGAAAGCTTCAAAGGAGGTATCCTACTTGTCAAATTGAATTTGACAAAGGACAATTCAATTTTTAA
- the LOC115976932 gene encoding F-box/LRR-repeat protein At4g14103-like produces the protein MKGQTRESMEEEEEEEERRSEKQRIERAERAERRDVRAERRDLLLINLRARPCCCGGSSSNSLSSSSADDYKDIISSLPDCLLTHILSFLPTRASVATSILSNRWRSLWKLVPVLDLDQRLLFTRSDTDYPGPTRTNSNFSFLDAVSNIWALRNAIPLPLPLRKLLLHWTSNCDTFLVSTWVQDTLMHGCLQELNLYILNGPNPPLEMPTTLFFSSSLVSLKLTGAILLNPPPASASASTFPSLRTLTLGNVRYAKHDSISTLLATCPVLQDFSLSVDSYNFRGLGKSAGKVNVIVLVPTLRTLYIQWPADDCWLYKLQINTPALERFHFFGGLGEYVVLENLPNLVETIIELEDNDSNTVDYTNKIWDFMDSLYNVVSMKFNLETAKILCYGPMDGLPMFDNLTSLTFEGNIWPSYYMWPAVHLLLCQAPKLQTLGFELTFLGGHNGCPPDHHLEKTHYVPECLSSHLTTCYYKGFSGHEVEMELVRQVLKEAYILKTMNITFESRLDSEIKLHACKKLRKLQRRYPTCQIEFD, from the exons ATGAAGGGTCAGACGAGAGAGTCcatggaggaagaagaagaagaagaggagaggAGATCAGAGAAGCAGAGAATAGAGAGAGCAGAGAGGGCAGAAAGGAGAGACGTGAGAGCTGAAAGGAGAGATCTTCTTCTGATAAATCTTAGAGCGAGGCCTTGCTGTTGCGGTGGGAGTTCATCCAAttccctctcttcttcttctgctgATGACTATAAAGACATAATTAGCAGTCTACCGGACTGTCTCCTCACCCATATCCTCTCCTTTCTCCCAACCCGAGCCTCAGTCGCCACAAGCATTTTATCGAACAGGTGGAGGTCTCTTTGGAAACTCGTCCCAGTTCTCGACTTGGACCAGCGCTTGCTTTTTACTCGATCAGACACAGATTACCCAGGCCCAACGAGGACCAACTCAAATTTCAGCTTCCTGGATGCAGTGTCCAACATCTGGGCTCTTCGCAATGCCATTCCCTTACCCTTACCCTTACGCAAGTTGCTCCTTCATTGGACCTCCAATTGTGACACATTCCTTGTCAGCACATGGGTCCAAGATACCCTTATGCATGGCTGTCTGCAAGAGCTCAATCTCTACATATTAAATGGTCCTAATCCACCTCTGGAGATGCCTACCACTCTCTTCTTTAGTTCTTCATTAGTCTCCCTCAAATTGACAGGTGCCATTCTTCTCAATCCTCCTCCTGCTTCTGCTTCTGCTTCAACTTTCCCAAGTCTCCGGACACTTACACTTGGAAATGTTAGATATGCAAAGCATGACTCTATCTCCACACTCCTCGCCACCTGCCCTGTCCTCCAAGATTTTAGCCTCTCAGTGGATAGTTACAATTTTCGAGGTTTGGGCAAGAGTGCAGGCAAGGTCAATGTCATTGTACTGGTACCTACACTGAGAACATTGTATATACAATGGCCTGCTGATGACTGTTGGCTTTACAAACTGCAGATAAACACCCCGGCTCTTGAGaggtttcatttttttggtgGTCTGGGTGAGTATGTTGTGTTGGAAAACCTCCCCAACCTAGTTGAAACAATCATTGAACTTGAAGATAATGATTCAAATACTGTAGATTATACAAATAAGATATGGGACTTCATGGATTCACTCTATAACGTTGTATCCATGAAATTCAACCTAGAAACCGCCAAG ATCCTCTGCTATGGTCCTATGGATGGTCTTCCCATGTTTGATAATTTGACTTCCTTGACATTTGAGGGTAATATCTGGCCTTCCTATTATATGTGGCCTGCAGTACATCTCTTGCTTTGTCAGGCTCCAAAGCTACAAACACTTGGCTTTGAATTGACATTCCTAGGTGGCCACAATGGTTGCCCACCTGACCATCACTTGGAGAAGACGCATTATGTTCCTGAATGTCTGTCATCACATCTTACAACCTGTTATTATAAAGGATTTTCAGGGCATGAGGTTGAGATGGAACTTGTTCGACAAGTCTTGAAGGAAGCTTATATATTAAAGACAATGAATATCACTTTTGAAAGTCGTCTAGACTCAGAGATAAAGCTTCATGCTTGCAAGAAATTAAGAAAGCTTCAAAGGAGGTATCCTACTTGTCAAATTGAATTTGACTAA
- the LOC115976929 gene encoding FBD-associated F-box protein At5g60610-like isoform X1, whose product MKGQRRESMEEEEEERRSERQRIERAERAERRGVLRARPCGCGGSSSNSLSSSSTDDYKDIISSLPDCLLIHILSFLPTRASVATSILSSRWRSLWKLVPVLDLDQRTLFTRLDTEYPGPTRTNSNFSFLDAVSNIWALRNAIPLPLPLRKLLLHWTSNCDTFLVSTWVQHTLLHGCLQELNLYILNGPNPPLEMPTTPFFSSTLVSLRLTGAILLNPPPASASASTFPSLRTLTLGNVRYAKHDSVSTLLAACPVLQDLSLTVSTSKFYGLGESAGKVNVIVLIPTLKTLYIQWPADDCWLYKLQINTPALEWFRFEGGLGEEVVLENLPNLVEAVIELEYDDSNSVDYAKRVLDFSRPLLNVQSLKLSIEDPEIFCNPYKDGIPMFHNLSSLMFYGELCPDWCEWDVVQLMLCQAPKLQILAFKLTLYDQSYHSNFDSDFECHYHLKEEFYVPECLSSHLTTCYYKGFSGNGIEMELVRHVLKEAKVLKTMKITVESNLSSKAKHRIHKKLMNFQRSSRTCQIEFDEGHLDLYSDAALVL is encoded by the exons ATGAAGGGCCAGAGGAGAGAATCcatggaggaagaagaagaggagaggAGATCAGAGAGGCAGAGAATAGAGAGAGCAGAGAGGGCAGAAAGAAGAGGTGTTCTGAGGGCGAGGCCTTGCGGTTGCGGTGGGAGTTCATCCAAttccctctcttcttcttctactgaTGACTACAAAGACATAATTAGCAGTCTACCGGACTGTCTCCTCATCCATATCCTCTCCTTTCTCCCAACACGAGCCTCAGTCGCCACAAGCATTTTATCGAGCAGGTGGAGGTCTCTTTGGAAACTCGTTCCAGTTCTCGACTTGGACCAGCGCACGCTTTTTACTCGATTAGACACAGAGTACCCAGGCCCAACGAGGACCAACTCAAATTTCAGCTTCCTGGATGCAGTGTCCAACATCTGGGCTCTTCGCAATGCCATTCCCTTACCCTTACCCTTACGCAAGTTGCTTCTTCATTGGACCTCCAATTGTGACACATTCCTTGTCAGCACATGGGTCCAACATACCCTTCTGCATGGCTGTCTGCAAGAGCTCAATCTCTACATATTAAATGGTCCTAATCCACCTCTGGAGATGCCTACCACTCCCTTCTTTAGTTCAACATTAGTCTCCCTCAGATTGACAGGTGCCATTCTTCTCAATCCTCCTCCTGCTTCTGCTTCTGCTTCAACTTTCCCAAGTCTCCGGACTCTTACACTTGGAAATGTTAGATATGCAAAGCATGACTCTGTCTCCACGCTCCTCGCCGCCTGCCCTGTCCTCCAAGATTTGAGCCTCACAGTGTCTACAAGCAAGTTTTATGGTTTAGGCGAGAGTGCAGGCAAGGTCAATGTCATTGTACTGATACCCACGCTGAAAACATTGTATATACAATGGCCTGCTGATGACTGTTGGCTTTACAAACTCCAGATAAACACCCCGGCTCTTGAGTGGTTTCGTTTCGAAGGTGGTTTGGGTGAGGAAGTTGTGTTGGAAAACCTCCCCAACCTAGTTGAAGCAGTCATTGAACTTGAATATGATGATTCAAATTCTGTAGATTATGCAAAGAGGGTTTTGGACTTCTCAAGACCACTCCTTAACGTTCAATCCTTGAAATTGAGTATAGAAGACCCAGAG ATCTTCTGCAATCCTTATAAGGATGGTATTCCCATGTTTCATAATTTGTCTTCCTTGATGTTTTATGGTGAACTTTGTCCTGATTGGTGTGAATGGGATGTAGTACAACTCATGCTTTGTCAGGCTCCAAAGCTACAAATACTTGCCTTTAAATTGACACTCTACGATCAATCTTACCATTCTAATTTCGATTCTGATTTCGAATGTCACTACCACTTGAAGGAGGAATTTTATGTTCCTGAATGTCTGTCATCACACCTTACAACCTGTTACTATAAAGGCTTTTCAGGGAATGGGATTGAGATGGAACTTGTTAGACATGTCTTGAAGGAAGCAAAAGTACTAAAGACAATGAAAATCACTGTTGAAAGTAATCTAAGTTCAAAGGCGAAGCATCGTATTCACaagaaattaatgaattttcaaAGGAGCTCTCGTACTTGTCAAATTGAATTTGACGAAGGACATCTTGATTTGTATTCTGATGCAGCATTAGTTTTATGA